In Equus quagga isolate Etosha38 chromosome 14, UCLA_HA_Equagga_1.0, whole genome shotgun sequence, the genomic stretch CAATGGAATGAGGATTAACGTCCTTCACAACAACACAGAAGCCTGTGGCCTCTGATAGAGGACAGAAGCTCATGCCTAGAGAATAGGAGGGCAGGGAAAATGGCGGTGAGGACGGCCATCAGATGGAGGGCAGGTGGGGAGAAGTTTAGGAAGCTCTTTGCCGATGGCTTTTAATCCCAAGAGTAAAATGCAACATTGCtgccaggagagaggggaggtcaCATGGTGGAGTAGGGAGGTTTGAGACCAGAGACAAATTTACTAAACAGTGGTCAGAGTATTGCACATAATGATTTACTAACCACTCATAGGTTGCAATTGCTTTGCGTGGAGTCTTTCAGATTTGAGAAGATTCGAATGAAAGAAATTATCAATGGAAATCTTTTCTGCAGTTGTTCCAGGAGCTCATGCAGTGGTGGAAGTGCTTTGAGGGGGGATGGGCTTGACTTTTGGCACCGttaaaaggaatggaaaatcagtgaaagaaagaggaatgaatGTGTGGTTTCTGAGAAGTGGGTGGACCTGACCTTAGGACGGATGTAGCTGGTTGGTAGAGCTCATGAAGGAGAGCAAAGTAGATGCTGTttaagtggaggaggagaaggttgGCCTGAGCCTTTGATCTAGGAAATCCATCTCTCTGCAGTGTTATGTGTATAAACATGAAGACATCATCAGGGCTGTCTATCAGCCACTGCATCCTTCTCTAcggaaggaagagaagcagcactTAGGGAGCctgaaaaagcaaggaaactcCGTGTTTAAGCAACTCCAGAAAATTCGAGCGGAAATGGTGGAAAAGAGGATACAGCTAAGACTGATGTATGAGGAGCTGTTGGAAACGTGCCATAAATCAGATGTGGAGCTGCTCCTGGTAAGCACAGAGGATGGGTCTGCGGGTATTTTATATTATCTCAAGCCCACGCTTTTGACTTCTCTTATTTATTTGCTACTAAAGGTatactttttcctctcctgcatctatgggggggggggggggcgtctcTCCCAActcaaaataacttaaaatgattgCAACTCATCTCCTAACCACGAACAAGCAAGCCTTCTGGAATTGTGATTGTGGAGATTTCCCCAGGGGAAATTCCCTCCTCACACCCTCCTTTTGTAGCTTCCTTTGCTAGAATCAGGAAATGAACAACTTATTCATGGACACTCAACACTGGGCAATGTGGAGAAATTTGGGGAAAGTTGTGTATATTTCTGCCTTCTGTTGGGATGTCCTAGGTTTGAAGTGGCCTTTGTTTGGTGCATGTTTCCCTCTGGAGACAAGGCCTAGGCAAGACCACTTTTCAGACAGTGGAGGGTGGCAGCAATGCACCGTCACTTcccttgtccttctctctctctatccctccTCAGGGTTCTGAATTCATCAAAAATTTGGATTTGGTCAATATGGGGTATGGAGATCGTCTttagggagggaaaggaagatgaaTCAACAAGGCGGTTTGTGCGGGTGGTGGTGCTGAGTACTTTTCTTGTGTACTGTCCCAAACCCAAAGGCTGCTTGGCAGAATGGCCTATTCCTGAAGAGTctaagcttctctctctcttttttcttgacaGGAATTGGGAAACAAACTGCCAAGGTAAGTTTGGTCTTCCATGCTAAGTGGGGCGCGGTGAGGGCTCTGAAAAAGCTCAGGCTCCTTTGAATAAGATGAGGCATAATCGGGTAGATTCTGCTCCACTGTTAGTGTGTGCATATGTTTGTGCACATTTTGCTGAATAGGATTTCCTGTTATTCCTCTTGATTAGAAGCGAGGCTTTCTTCCGCCTGTGACTGGAAGGGGCAAGTGCTGTCATCAAGCTCAGTGCAGAGGATTCTAGAAAACCAGTTATTTATGCTTTCAGGGTTCAAAAGAATCGACATACAGAAATGCAAGGATAGTTTTTCCCAGGTGTTAGGGGAGAGGAGCAAGTACCTGTGAGAAATGGGGGTGGAAgcatggaaagaagaaaactgagaaagattCTGTGAGAATGGTGCAATCCTGTCCCAGGGTTGTGGAGGAAAGTGTTTTGAGGAAGAATGTTCAGAGGAATGATGCTGACTTTTATTGAACACAGTGTGTGTCAGAAGTCTCGGGCACCAGAGAGATTGATTGCATTTTCTTCCTTACAGGATCGAGTTGGTGCAGCTGCACATGCCTCAGCGTCCTCAGCCAAAACTCAGTGCCCGACCCGTCACTGGACTGATGGACAGGCTCAACCGCTTCCGGGGTGAGTGGGGCCACCATGCAGGCTCTGTCAATACTGGTTTTCCTTAGGcaatccttccttctttctcaaccTTTTTCCTTGTCAGAGAGCACAGCCATGCAGACAGGCATGGACGTTCGTAGTTAGCCGTAGAGTCGCTATAACagggaaagaataaatgaaagctgCCGTAAGCATCAATGTGCTTCAGGACTTGTGAATTACTTAGAGATTGGTTAAATTACTTCCATGAGGAGCAAAAGGACGTGCTCCAAAAGAGGGCTCCAGGAGTCCTAGAAATATTCTCACTCACAACGTCACTTGTTTCCTGAGTCTTAGAAAATCGCTGTGAGTTCAAGATATTCCCATTTCAAAGTAAGCGcagtgaatttaatttaaaacaagacTTTAGCTTTAAAGGTCCTTGGGAACTGCATGTGTAATGTGTGTTTCAATTgatagattcagaaaaaaatacataagcacaaagaaaaactaaatccAGAAACCAGGACTTTATGAACCACAGCCAACAAGCAAATTGGTGGCTGACGAGTCCATCTATAGAACTCCATGATAAACCTGAACCCAGAAGGTTGATTTAGCAGAAAGAAGGCTAGGCCTCAGGTGGAACGAGGTATCAAAGGCAGAATAGTCTTAGTAGGAAGCCCCTTCTAAGAGGGCACCTTGAGGTTTTCTTCCTCACTGTCAGTTTACTTCCTTAAGTGGAATCGCGTAATCTCCTGGTACAGCGAAAGCCATCACCATTTATTCAGTGGTCTAGCTTGTAACTATTTTTTCCCAGAGGGAGGGCGGTGGAGGTAAGTTATGTTGCTCTGGACTTGGAGGCGGTGCACAGGTGTCCAGTTTGTCAGGTGTAATGAAAAGGAGCCAGCCGGAAGGAGACATGACCTCCTTCTGCTCTATCATCTCTCAATTTGGGGAAAGTTTTTCCATTGGAAGTAGGTATTTGTTCCTTCAGTAGATAGGCTGGCTTCATTTGAATCCCATATTTTCCAGTTAGAACTGCCCTTCTAACCATGgcatgcttttttgttttttcttcccagtGAGACTCTAGATAAGACCCTCTTCTCCCACACACAGCTTAATTTTATCATTGATTTTGACTGGaatattctcttctctctctctcgacAGTGGAAATTTCCTTCCATAATGAAGTAACCAATCACAACATCAGGCTGTTTGATGATGTGAGAAGTGTGCGGTACATCCATGACAGTCGATATGTGTCTTTGAATCCTGGAACACCTAACTATTTTGCTAGCTGGGGAACCCAGGACTTCACCTCCGGCAAGCACTACTGGGAGGTGATTGTGGACAGATCTTGGGACTGGGCTGTAGGTGTCTGTAGGGATTCCTGGATAAGGAAGACCGGCACACTGGTTGAATCTAAAGACACATTCCTTCTGGTATGTGTGAAGGAGGATGATCGTTACAGTCTCTGGACCACCGCCCCCATAAGTCCTCAGTTCATAGCGAAACCTGTGGGCCGCGTTGGTGTGTTCCTTGATTTGGACAGTAGGAGCATGAGCTTTGTGGATGTTGCCAGGCACTCCATCATTTGGAGGTACCCAGATGGCGTGTTCACTTTCCCTGTGAGGCCTTTCTTTTACACTGGCCACACATGATGAGGGCTGAGTCAGCAACCTGACTGTGTGCCCAGGAAATCCATATGATACTTGATTGTCTTTTCTGCTCTTTCTACTTGATTGTAACCTCCTTCTGTTATTCAATATGAAGATAGTGTGAAATACAAAATGTTGTTGGCTCCATTTTCTTGACATTAAAATCTTGTCTTGTGGTTCATCTCTCTAGAATATATGCTGTGGTGGCTCACCTGTTTTGTGAGCTTGATGGAGTTGCCAAAATGTCTGGGTGTGTGCTTGCCACTTCATGGTCGAGTGTGGGAACACAGGGTTTGCACATCATTGACAGACCTGGTTATCCAGAGTGACCGTGTCAGTCTGCAagcttcttctccttcctcttgatCTAGGCTCTCCTACACTTCAATTCACCCTTggggggataaaaaaaaaaaaacaaaaaaaaaaccagatttgACTGGGAAATCTCCACTGACCCTCAGGATCATGATAGGGCCTTGTTTTAGTGAAACCCCAGATTAGTTCAGCTGTCAATGAAGTAGCATGCAAAAGCATCTACTGAGAATAAGGCAGATGCATTGGGGTAGTTTCTGACAGCAGTTCCTTTCTATTTTAACAGTATAACTgacaagagatggagaaaggaagcacCTCTTGTCTTCACTGCTGTAATTCTCCACAGGTAAAGCCCTGGCTAGGACATCAGGGGCACTTAGcgtatttttgaatgaataaattgttaaAAGGATGAGATGATCATCTTATTTGGAAGGAATTTTGCTCTAAAAGTTAGAGGCGTTAattcaaaagtttaaattttctGGATTTGCAGGTTCATATCAAAAACCGAGGAATAATTACACAAGCTGACTTAAAACCTCCTGGATTGTTCACTGTCTTCAGAAAAGCATATCTGTGTTAGGAGGCAGGAAGAATAGAGCCTCTAGTAGCACAGAgatgacgtgtgtgtgtgtgtgtgtgtgtatgtgtctgtgtgcttgtgtgcatTACAATCATGGTAGTCATACATTATCATTTCAATTAACTTGTTTCCATTTAATGTAAGATGATGGCTGAGGTCATGAAGGATGAGATGGGATGGGTCAGGATGGATTGGGAGGAGAgaacaaaatgaagatatataCTCTCTACTGTCTTATTCCCATTTCACCATCATGCTATATTGCATTCGTCTTTGTTTTCACTGTGCTTATCCCACACTGAATTGCATATTCGCCATTGTATTTCTACCACCAAATACACTTCTGGAATACATTGCTAGAAATTTATCCAAGGTGGGTCAGTAACGCAATGCAGTTTCTTGGACTAGAAAAGAGACATTGAGGTCCACCATACTTGGTGATGagtgctggctgtgtggcctggaaCAGGTCACCTAAATTCACTTTGCCAGTCTCTTCATTTATCAATACTAGAAAGAAgagcttacatttattgagcacttaccatgtggtTTGCATATAAATGTGTTCTTTCTCCATTATCTATAAAAACCTTAACAATCCCATATTTCTGAGGAAGAAACTGATCCACGAGAAACTTCAGTGATTTGAGCTAAGGTGGTCCATCTCCAATGTCTGCACTCTTCACTTTGCGATGTCTTGCTTCTCAAAAATGCATCTACAAGATGAAATCATGTAGGATATGGGCCAGCCTTCCAATGACCCTGTTGGTGAGGGTCAGATTACCTAATGCAAAGCGACGGTTTACTCTAAGACCTAACACAGGGTAAATCCTAAATCTGGGACTGCCAATATTGGAATAAATTTTATGATTGCAGAAATTGTTACATTTCCTTTGATCCTCTAGGCATTTCCCTCACCCCATCCTGTCACTGGCACATCTACAACTTGCCTGCTGTCAGCAACTACCCCGATGCATCTGCCTTATTCTCAGTAGATGGCTTTGCATCCATCTTCATCGACAACATGGAGTTCAAGTCGTTCCCTACATTTCTGCTCACATGCATGGATTCCAAACCATCTCAGCAACACCATCACCCCCTTTCAATGGTTTACACAAGAAAGCCACTAAAGTTAGTTTCCTGCATTGTGCTTGACAATGAATTATTATGCCCTAGATACATACAGTCCTTGATATTCCCTTTCTCACAAGATCTTAGGAGATAGGCATGAAACAGATAGTGACAGTGTATTAAGGTTTTGTTGCATTGGTGAATTCGCTACCGTGATTGGCAGCATAACTGACTGTCTGCTTATTACTCACCTCTTCATAGCTTTACGTATGGTCCTTATTATTCAAGATTAGAGCGTGGTGAATTAATAGTTTCCAGGAGGTTAAGGTCTAAAATTTTGTGTATGGGGAAATAGGGTGTCGCGCCAAGGACGCTTGAAGTTACATTATCACTCCTTAAAAGAACCTGGGATGAATTCAATATGATCTGGGCGTGCGAAGCTATGCTGTAATTCTCAGACACATTGAAGTCAGATCATCACGGAGGTAGAGCCAAGGGAGAGCCCAATAAGTTAGATGTGCTGCTGTCCGATGATTCCACCCTTCTCCCTTGAAGATGAGTGGGGGTTGTGTGGAGAATTTTAAAGCACTGATTCTCAAACTTGCCTGAACATTGGGATCATCTGAAGAGTTGTGGGACATGGTGATGCCTGAGTCCCAGCAAAGGGAATTTCTCATGAACTGTTCTGGGGCAGAGCCTAAAACAGGATCTTCTGACTGCTCCCCAGGTGACTGTGATGTGCAgtcaagtttaagaaccactactctaaatcagtagttttcaaactcGACCCTACTGAAACCACCCGGGGAACTTTAATAAACGCTGCCACCCGGGCAACACCCCAGAGATTTATAGTCTGGCCTggtaattctaatgtgcagtcgagtttgagaaccactgtccaaATTTAAACCTGAAGGCTTCCTCCTCTCCTATATGTATAGTTCACCATTCCaccctgtttttaaaattagaatactCAGAACTTGATATCGAGCCTACACGTTATTGGTGAGATTTAAACAGAAGTCAATACATGCCTATATACGACATAGGCTGGCACAATATTCTCTTTCATCCGGGGAACATACGCATTGTTCTATTTTGAGTTGAAGAAATGTGGCGGCATACTGCCTCTGTTTCTGACTTGGCAGTGACTGCAGTGTCTCTACTAAAGGACTCCAACTTTCCTGCACTGGAATCCCAACTCATTCAAAGCAATAAATGTCAAGTCTCTCAGAGAGAGGGCTAGGCAGCATTGGTGCAGAAATCTTCATCCTCCCCCCTGAGAAGAAGATTTATGCTGGGTCTGAAAGAAAGATAGAGCTCACTGTAAACTTACTAAATATCCATGACTTTTACTGAACCTtaatttcaaaaactttttttgttaaaaggTGCTGAATAAAAAGAAGATCTCAATCAAAACTATCAGGCCACTGCTTCTAGATTTCACCCCATTCCTGCTGTGTCCCCTTACTGAATTTTTAACTCTGTTGCATTGTTCACACCTCCATTGTCTACTGGAGGCCAAGTTTGTGCCAAAGACACTCTCTGTTTCTCACCATTACTCTCATCATAGTGCACACTTATTCCTACTAGACTGAAAATCCCAAGAGGCCAGAACAGTATTCGTCTTGTTTACTACCGTATTCCCACCATCTGACACAGTGCTTAGAACACAGTGCATAATAAGTACAccgtgaatgaatggataaacaaataaatgaagtgaatATCAACAAATATGATTCAAGCATTAACGGAGTTTCCAAAATGTAGCTAACATAATGGGGCAGAAAATTCTCTTGGGTAACGTCAACAAAAGGCAAGACATCAATTGATTTCCACAGTCACGTGCTAaggaaattttttgttgttgttttgaggttTGAATGATTTGAggtttgaaataattatattctaTAGGGTTGATTGGAGATTTCCACAGGGTGCCAAACGTGTACCAGTGGAAGAGAAGGATCCCTAATGTTAACAAAACAGAAGGAGAGACTTAGAATGATGGAGACGGTCAAGATCTAAATAGACTTCTATTAAAGCACTTACTAAGGCATTAGGTGATATCAACCTCCGGCAGTGCCCAAGACAAAAGAGACTCACCTTTGAAAGAGTAGTAGAGGATGGTAGAGAATTCatatttctataaagagaaagaaaaaagagaaaggaaggaaggaaggaagaaaagtacCTTGGAGTAGAGTCATGGGATAATTGATGactgaaatatgaaaaaagaaatgtataatatGTAATGTGCTCAAtcccaggaaactgaggcctcatTTCTCACAGATACTCGGGCAAATGAAAAGCTCTCAAGGGACCAGTAGGGCACAGGCTAATCTGCTCTGCCAAAGCCCGCAAAAGCTAAAAGAGTCGGAGGAGGTGTTTCTCGCACATGTCTGTCCAAATATAGGAGATGTTCAAGAGGAAAATGGACATCAACAACTGGCTTTTATCTATGTGTGCAAAAAAGTGCCGATTCTTCCCATGTCCTACTCAGCAGGACAGCTGAAAAACCGTCCTGAGTAAGGGCACCTGACTATAAGAAAATGACTTGGTGTGTTTCACAGCAGTTCTGTTTCCATCCTTTTGGTTCAAGCTTAGCCATACGGCCTGCCAAGCTTCGGGACCTGTCTGGAAATGCTGGATATACATTAAAAGATTTTgttgttcattttgcttttgtgtaaaagaaaaaagttacatgGCAGGCGACGTATAAGAAATACACAAGAGGTTATGTTCAATGAAAGTAAGGTGGTCTTCAACAAGTGGGCTGTGATGTTCTGGTTTAGAATCGGGAATGAGTACGGAAGGAtgagtaaactctgcttttcaccATTGCTAAGATGCTGAGTGTTTACCTACTGAGCGTCTGGCTACTGAGGGTGGTTGACAAGGAGTATCCACTTGTCTTTTAGTCTTTTCAATGGATGACTAAGTCACAACTGAGTCTTCAACTTTTGAAAATACTAACCAGAAATGTGCCCTTATTCTTTCCGTCTATAATACCTAGATCCCGTACAaaacttttctctcctctttctctgtatttcatGTAGCACTTTAGTAGCTGACAGACACTATTTCTTATCAGCTTCTTTTGACTAGCTGCGTCTCTCCAAGAGACGTCAGACTGTGTAATTTCACAATCTTACGGGCAGCCCTTCAGCCCATAGCCGCTTTTCATTTGCACCTAAGATTCCTGAGGTTTCTCTGTTGACACTAAGATTTCACTACCAACAGGcattacaatttaaatttttcaaagaaaattttatagcTAACCTTCTTCTTCTTTAGCTTGGATTTATTTAACTATACTGGCAGGATGAGCTACTCTGCACACTCAGGATTTGCCTGATTTAGGAAGATGGTTTGGAAAATGTACATCTATTTGATACATTTTCTCAGCCATCACACGAAGAATTTCTTATTCCAAAGATGTTTCTGGAGATGTTTACTACATTTACTTTCTACAGCCTTCTGTTTTGATGATCTTTATTAGAATTAATATCATCTGGGACACGCTTACAATTGAGAAATGAAATCAAGGTGAGGACCACTGGGAACCTTGCCAGTTACACCCCAAATCTGGGACTTCTCATCCCCAGAAGAAGCTACTTATTCATTTAGCTGGTCACATCTCTTTTTTGGCAGAAACt encodes the following:
- the LOC124225562 gene encoding tripartite motif-containing protein 43-like; translated protein: MDMDIPQAFQKELTCLICLNCLMDPVTIDCGHSFCWSCLRVYWEKAETPACCPVCRQPSQQTDYKTNILLKGLVSIARKASLRQCLSSEEHMCGTHKETKKIFCEDNRSLLCLLCSESQEHEAHSHCSVEEAAEEYREKLCKQMRSLWEKSQENQRNLDKDGRLSFHWMCYVYKHEDIIRAVYQPLHPSLRKEEKQHLGSLKKQGNSVFKQLQKIRAEMVEKRIQLRLMYEELLETCHKSDVELLLELGNKLPRIELVQLHMPQRPQPKLSARPVTGLMDRLNRFRVEISFHNEVTNHNIRLFDDVRSVRYIHDSRYVSLNPGTPNYFASWGTQDFTSGKHYWEVIVDRSWDWAVGVCRDSWIRKTGTLVESKDTFLLVCVKEDDRYSLWTTAPISPQFIAKPVGRVGVFLDLDSRSMSFVDVARHSIIWRYPDGVFTFPVRPFFYTGHT